One segment of Alkaliphilus flagellatus DNA contains the following:
- the cls gene encoding cardiolipin synthase, with protein sequence MLINFYMKFLLLLLTTLVYFNLFILVKDAIFVMIYPYLLGFTALFIIFLLMLQFFENAVIIKIIYVIMTLFFIFFMFTFFQIWKNTRALNGYQVKRSNYMDQLTEIDKNKRMIDVTLEQSQQGIGKLIEENTGMPISFYNEALLIYDGITIFDEIVEEISKAKSHIHIEFFILRNDNIGRKLKDLLIKKAKEGVEVRVIYDGLGSWSLKRHFRKELIEAGVEIKAYDNIFQSVIKGKLNHRNHRKIVIVDGKVGFTGGINIGDEYLGRDNTIGNWKDILVKIKGEAVKGMQRVFLGDWYYVSGDKLLDNKYFPEWEGENILPVQIVSGGYDTYWNEISQAYFSIITSAKKRLYIATPYLVLSDSMINALQTAALKGVDVKIIIPKNPDLFLVGWANSSFFNKLLNSKVKIYLYEDGFIHSKVFVADDKVVSVGSANLNTRSQYLDYEMNAILFDHSQSELMIKELYKNIEDSDEVILEDYRKRPLIQRFKEKIGMLMIPLI encoded by the coding sequence ATGTTAATCAATTTTTATATGAAGTTTTTATTATTGCTACTAACAACTTTAGTGTACTTTAATCTATTTATACTAGTTAAAGATGCTATCTTTGTAATGATATATCCATATTTATTAGGATTTACAGCTTTATTTATAATATTTCTTTTAATGTTACAATTTTTTGAAAATGCTGTCATTATAAAAATTATATATGTTATAATGACACTCTTTTTTATTTTTTTTATGTTTACTTTTTTTCAAATATGGAAAAACACAAGAGCGTTAAACGGCTATCAAGTAAAGAGAAGTAACTATATGGATCAATTAACAGAGATTGATAAAAATAAAAGAATGATAGATGTAACTTTAGAACAAAGTCAACAGGGAATTGGAAAACTTATAGAAGAAAATACAGGAATGCCTATTTCCTTTTATAATGAAGCATTATTAATATATGACGGTATTACTATATTTGATGAAATTGTAGAGGAAATAAGTAAAGCTAAAAGCCATATACATATCGAGTTTTTTATACTTAGAAATGATAATATAGGACGAAAGCTTAAAGATCTATTGATTAAAAAAGCTAAAGAAGGTGTAGAGGTTAGAGTTATTTATGATGGATTAGGAAGCTGGAGTTTAAAAAGACACTTTCGTAAGGAACTAATTGAAGCTGGAGTAGAGATAAAGGCATACGACAATATTTTTCAGTCTGTTATTAAAGGAAAGCTAAACCATCGCAACCATAGAAAAATAGTTATAGTAGATGGTAAGGTAGGATTTACTGGAGGAATTAATATAGGTGATGAATATTTAGGTAGAGATAACACCATAGGAAACTGGAAGGATATTTTAGTGAAAATAAAAGGTGAAGCCGTTAAGGGTATGCAGAGAGTATTTTTAGGGGACTGGTATTATGTTAGTGGAGATAAACTGTTAGATAATAAGTATTTTCCAGAGTGGGAGGGAGAAAACATTTTACCTGTACAAATAGTTAGTGGCGGATATGACACCTATTGGAATGAAATTAGTCAAGCATATTTTTCTATAATAACTTCGGCAAAAAAGAGATTGTACATTGCAACCCCGTATCTTGTACTAAGTGACAGTATGATAAATGCTCTTCAGACAGCGGCTTTAAAAGGGGTAGATGTAAAAATAATAATACCTAAAAATCCAGATTTATTTTTAGTTGGATGGGCTAATTCATCATTTTTTAATAAACTTTTAAATAGTAAAGTGAAAATATATTTGTATGAAGACGGTTTCATACATTCAAAGGTTTTTGTAGCAGACGATAAGGTCGTATCAGTTGGATCTGCTAATTTGAATACACGAAGTCAATATTTAGATTATGAGATGAATGCCATATTATTTGATCATAGTCAATCGGAGCTTATGATTAAAGAACTTTATAAAAATATAGAAGATAGTGATGAAGTTATATTAGAAGATTACAGAAAACGCCCGTTAATACAGAGGTTTAAAGAAAAGATAGGTATGTTAATGATACCTTTAATTTAG
- a CDS encoding sensor domain-containing diguanylate cyclase: MVNREYHKESQVLNGHEKHSMQLYRALNRQYSKEAAINVVVNFIYKRLGYRTMYLDIVENNKKVMIKDSSCKDINEKSNITDTTISGVFNLSLSMNEYKKPLCLEDLNSIEEAFPYLYTMIQPHKLLSTPVFAQSKLVGLLIIYDKEKERKISCELKDIAQLVARELTAVFSRIERQNLAFENMLGLTALENILLYNPEDSLDNTRDPLQKIVSIIPSATGMKKCTIALLDEDEEFLLPHYSTFDKSAKTKEKKYPLDKTKTKDHTAIIAIDTKKPVVVYDALTDPRCDPELSKELGVRSNVVLPILNVHGKPLGVMYLDNGEYETFSDRQVRFLEIIARHIGLIISNIEYIGDLKAWSKYDGLTGLLNRRTFENIYEEVYKIYRYSEEKFSILMIDIDDFKSTNDNYGHQMGDIVLKNVANCIRENVRQKDIVARYGGEEVIVILKDIGKEEAKIIADRIRHLIENLSVHNISVTVSIGLSTFGIDSYNKENLIHIADKCLYEAKSIGKNQVICK; this comes from the coding sequence GTGGTGAATAGAGAATATCATAAAGAATCCCAAGTGTTAAATGGACATGAAAAACATAGTATGCAGCTATATAGAGCACTCAATAGGCAATATAGTAAAGAGGCTGCTATTAATGTTGTGGTTAATTTTATTTACAAAAGGCTAGGCTATAGGACTATGTATCTAGATATTGTAGAAAACAACAAAAAGGTTATGATCAAAGATTCATCATGTAAAGATATTAATGAAAAAAGCAATATAACAGATACGACAATTTCAGGTGTTTTTAATTTAAGTTTATCTATGAACGAGTATAAAAAGCCCTTATGCTTGGAGGATTTAAATAGTATAGAAGAAGCATTTCCATATTTATATACAATGATTCAACCACATAAGTTATTATCTACACCTGTCTTTGCGCAAAGTAAATTAGTAGGTCTTTTAATTATTTATGACAAAGAAAAAGAAAGAAAAATTTCTTGTGAACTTAAAGATATAGCACAATTGGTTGCTAGAGAACTTACAGCCGTATTTTCTAGAATTGAGAGACAAAATTTAGCCTTTGAAAATATGCTTGGATTAACAGCTCTAGAGAATATATTACTATATAATCCAGAAGATAGTTTGGATAATACAAGGGACCCATTGCAAAAAATAGTTTCAATAATTCCTAGTGCTACAGGTATGAAAAAGTGTACTATAGCACTATTAGATGAGGATGAGGAGTTTTTATTACCCCATTACTCCACCTTTGATAAAAGTGCCAAGACTAAAGAAAAAAAATACCCACTAGATAAAACTAAGACAAAGGATCATACGGCTATTATTGCTATAGATACCAAAAAACCTGTTGTTGTATATGATGCACTGACAGACCCTAGATGTGATCCTGAGCTTTCTAAGGAGTTAGGTGTTCGTTCCAATGTAGTATTACCTATCCTTAATGTTCATGGAAAACCTTTGGGCGTAATGTACTTAGATAACGGAGAGTACGAAACTTTCTCTGATAGACAAGTTCGATTTTTAGAAATTATAGCTCGCCATATAGGGCTTATTATTTCTAACATAGAGTATATTGGAGACTTAAAGGCATGGTCAAAATATGATGGATTAACAGGACTACTTAATCGCAGAACATTTGAGAACATATATGAAGAAGTATACAAAATATACAGGTATAGTGAAGAAAAATTCTCTATTTTAATGATTGATATAGATGATTTTAAGTCAACTAACGACAATTATGGTCATCAAATGGGAGACATAGTTTTAAAAAATGTTGCAAACTGTATAAGGGAAAATGTAAGACAAAAAGATATAGTTGCTCGCTATGGAGGGGAAGAAGTAATAGTTATATTAAAGGATATTGGTAAGGAAGAAGCTAAGATTATAGCAGATCGTATTCGTCACTTAATTGAGAATCTTTCTGTACATAATATAAGTGTTACTGTATCTATAGGCCTTTCAACATTTGGTATAGACAGCTATAACAAGGAAAATTTAATTCATATTGCAGATAAATGCTTATATGAGGCAAAAAGCATAGGTAAGAATCAGGTAATTTGTAAATAA
- a CDS encoding DNA topoisomerase III — MKKLVIAEKPSVAKDIAKVLNCKDKKDGYIEGDNYIVTWAIGHLVVLCDPEEYDINYKKWAFNNLPIIPEKIKLKPNPKTYKQYQIVKTLIKGSQVDEIICATDAGREGELIFRYIYELVGCRKPFKRLWISSLTEEAIKEGFAKLRDGKAYDPLYYSAKCRSESDWLVGMNGSRVYSIKYNSLLPIGRVQTPTLKIIVDRDMEIDNFTPVDYWEVKADFKEYSGTWIDLETKESKVDTIEKAEYIKNKVVGKEGEVTDCQKKKVVKKPPLLYDLTELQRDANKRYGYTAQRTLDIAQALYEKRKVITYPRTDSRYLSKDLIPKLKNLIKKVGLEGYQKYTGNLEKLEKLPITSRIVNDSKVSDHHAIIPTEKRAILDKFSEEEKNIYDIIARRFLSVFYNDYEYFSITIITNVEEENFKSNEQQTINQGWRILYNEKEKGINTSLLANIQKGYTSLVKNADIEKKQTKPPDRYNEALLLGAMENAGKFIDDEELREQLKASGIGTPATRASIIERIINVGYIERQGKNLISTEKGRKLIQVASNELSSPELTGKWERALDKIAKDQLDSKKFMDGIVRFTTFIVEDVIRNKEEVIFERYNKGKNQKDFKSSSYNNTLGICPACKVGNVMEGPKNFYCSEYKQGCKFGLFKEDVLMKKFKKKMTKTIVSKLIENKVVIVKGMVSPQTNNKFDGKIRLKKSSNGYWGWEFATGE; from the coding sequence ATGAAAAAACTAGTAATAGCAGAAAAACCTAGTGTAGCTAAAGATATTGCAAAGGTTTTAAATTGTAAAGATAAAAAAGATGGTTACATAGAAGGAGATAACTATATAGTTACTTGGGCCATAGGTCATTTAGTTGTATTATGTGACCCTGAGGAATATGATATTAACTATAAGAAGTGGGCATTTAATAATTTACCTATTATACCAGAAAAAATAAAGCTTAAACCTAACCCTAAGACATATAAACAGTATCAAATTGTAAAAACTTTGATTAAAGGTTCACAAGTTGATGAAATAATATGTGCTACTGATGCTGGTAGAGAGGGAGAACTTATTTTTAGATATATATATGAGCTTGTTGGCTGCAGAAAGCCTTTTAAAAGGTTATGGATATCATCACTTACAGAAGAAGCAATCAAGGAGGGATTCGCTAAGTTACGGGATGGTAAAGCATATGATCCATTGTATTACTCAGCAAAGTGTAGAAGTGAAAGTGATTGGTTGGTAGGAATGAATGGGAGTAGGGTATATAGTATAAAATATAATAGCTTACTTCCCATAGGTAGAGTACAAACACCTACTTTAAAGATTATAGTTGATAGAGATATGGAAATCGATAATTTTACTCCTGTTGATTATTGGGAGGTAAAGGCAGATTTTAAAGAGTATAGTGGTACTTGGATAGATTTAGAAACTAAGGAAAGTAAAGTAGATACTATTGAAAAGGCAGAATATATAAAGAATAAAGTAGTAGGTAAAGAAGGCGAAGTTACAGATTGCCAAAAGAAAAAAGTAGTTAAAAAACCACCATTATTATATGATTTAACAGAGTTACAAAGAGATGCAAACAAACGATATGGATATACCGCTCAAAGAACTTTAGATATAGCTCAAGCTCTTTATGAAAAAAGAAAGGTAATTACATATCCAAGAACTGATAGCCGTTATTTATCCAAGGATTTAATTCCAAAATTAAAAAACTTAATTAAAAAAGTAGGGTTGGAAGGGTATCAAAAATATACAGGTAATTTAGAAAAATTAGAGAAGTTACCAATTACTTCTAGGATTGTTAATGATAGTAAGGTTTCGGATCATCATGCTATTATCCCTACGGAAAAAAGGGCAATACTGGACAAATTCTCTGAGGAAGAGAAAAATATTTACGATATTATTGCAAGAAGATTTTTATCTGTTTTTTATAATGATTATGAATATTTTAGTATAACTATAATAACTAATGTAGAAGAGGAAAACTTCAAAAGTAATGAGCAGCAAACTATAAATCAAGGCTGGAGAATACTCTATAATGAAAAAGAAAAAGGCATAAATACAAGTTTACTAGCTAATATACAAAAAGGATATACAAGCTTGGTAAAAAATGCAGATATAGAAAAAAAACAAACAAAACCTCCAGACAGATATAATGAAGCACTACTTTTAGGTGCAATGGAAAATGCGGGAAAATTTATTGATGATGAGGAATTAAGAGAACAATTAAAAGCAAGTGGTATTGGTACACCAGCTACTAGGGCTTCAATTATTGAAAGGATTATAAATGTTGGATATATAGAAAGACAGGGGAAAAATTTAATATCTACAGAAAAAGGGAGAAAACTTATACAGGTCGCTTCTAATGAATTATCATCCCCAGAGCTTACAGGTAAATGGGAAAGGGCCCTAGACAAAATTGCTAAAGATCAATTGGATTCTAAAAAGTTCATGGATGGTATTGTTAGATTTACAACATTTATAGTGGAAGATGTAATTAGAAATAAAGAAGAAGTTATATTTGAAAGATACAATAAAGGAAAAAATCAAAAAGATTTTAAGAGTAGTTCTTACAACAATACTTTAGGTATATGTCCAGCATGTAAAGTTGGAAATGTAATGGAAGGACCTAAAAATTTTTACTGTAGTGAATATAAACAGGGGTGTAAATTCGGATTGTTTAAAGAAGATGTACTTATGAAAAAATTTAAAAAGAAAATGACTAAAACCATAGTAAGTAAACTGATTGAAAATAAAGTAGTCATTGTAAAAGGGATGGTATCGCCCCAAACTAATAATAAGTTTGATGGCAAAATTCGTTTGAAAAAATCAAGCAATGGTTACTGGGGTTGGGAGTTTGCAACAGGGGAATAG
- a CDS encoding ADP-ribosylglycohydrolase family protein, producing the protein MYISLLEEIYNFLVEKIGMPDLNTRTENVNLVPLSNIDYRDKIRGAMVNLAIGDAFGSSWEGQQSKEIEHINHFLKGERSTASLKGTWQTTTVILFAESLIINQTFNPEDLANRFIRQPIIGIDKVMEQFTLNYRDHRMEWYRCGIASVEAGAAIRGVPLALINYGDFTTLKLIGGIQTIITHMDETAVAASILFSSAVAYLLNTPAFSMQSKNDFNLFIDTLCKSIKGIETKVYPTGKNGEIANLYIMVNRILKEWIDKSISIEEIKEQWGSSANSLEAIPLSLYIFLKNPNDYEKTLKECLTMRETDIIVTMVLALLGAYLGFNNIPKGYINKLYMDKEILTLSDRLFELSLKNKSNNPYRRMRDQIEIERSQDELDKLLWLGIKYNKEEEYAMSIKYFEELITKSPDFKKNERVKLHIIEAYEGLGSKLLDNEAYEDALRCFKKALIYDLNHPTILCDIAVTYLNIDDLDKAEKYARRAVEIAPEYEIGREVLEGIKSLQNKS; encoded by the coding sequence ATGTATATAAGTTTATTGGAGGAAATATATAACTTTTTAGTAGAAAAGATAGGTATGCCTGATTTAAATACACGTACTGAAAATGTGAACTTAGTCCCCTTATCAAATATAGATTATAGAGATAAAATTAGAGGAGCGATGGTGAACTTAGCTATTGGAGATGCCTTTGGAAGTTCGTGGGAAGGTCAACAGTCAAAGGAGATTGAACATATAAATCATTTTTTAAAGGGAGAAAGAAGTACTGCTTCTTTAAAGGGAACATGGCAAACCACAACTGTTATTTTATTTGCAGAATCCTTAATTATTAATCAAACCTTTAATCCAGAAGATTTAGCGAATAGGTTTATTCGTCAACCTATTATTGGAATAGATAAAGTAATGGAGCAATTTACTTTAAATTATAGAGACCACAGAATGGAATGGTATAGATGTGGTATAGCTTCCGTAGAAGCTGGAGCAGCTATTAGAGGAGTGCCCTTAGCATTAATAAACTATGGAGATTTTACTACATTAAAATTAATTGGAGGAATTCAGACAATTATTACCCATATGGATGAAACTGCTGTTGCTGCCAGTATTTTATTTTCCTCAGCTGTAGCATACTTATTAAATACTCCTGCTTTTTCCATGCAGAGTAAAAATGATTTTAATCTATTTATAGATACCCTTTGTAAGAGTATAAAAGGAATAGAAACCAAAGTATACCCTACAGGTAAAAATGGAGAAATTGCGAACTTATATATAATGGTTAATCGTATATTAAAGGAATGGATTGATAAGAGTATTTCGATTGAAGAGATAAAAGAACAGTGGGGGAGTAGTGCTAATTCTCTAGAGGCAATTCCCTTATCCTTATATATTTTTTTAAAAAATCCTAACGACTATGAAAAAACATTAAAAGAATGTTTAACTATGAGAGAAACCGATATAATAGTGACCATGGTGTTAGCCTTGCTAGGAGCATATTTAGGGTTTAATAATATACCAAAGGGATATATAAATAAATTATATATGGATAAAGAGATTTTAACTTTATCTGATAGACTATTTGAGCTTTCGTTAAAAAATAAAAGCAATAACCCTTACAGAAGAATGCGAGATCAAATAGAAATAGAACGATCTCAAGATGAATTAGATAAGTTATTATGGTTAGGAATTAAATATAATAAAGAAGAAGAATATGCAATGTCTATTAAATACTTCGAAGAGCTTATAACAAAAAGCCCTGACTTTAAGAAAAATGAAAGAGTAAAACTTCATATTATAGAGGCATATGAAGGGTTGGGAAGCAAGCTTCTAGACAATGAAGCTTATGAGGATGCCTTAAGGTGTTTTAAAAAAGCCCTTATCTATGATTTAAATCATCCGACAATTTTATGTGATATAGCAGTTACTTATTTAAACATAGATGATTTAGATAAGGCAGAAAAGTATGCCCGAAGAGCAGTTGAAATTGCGCCAGAATATGAAATAGGTAGAGAAGTATTAGAGGGTATTAAAAGTTTGCAGAATAAGAGCTGA
- the pyrB gene encoding aspartate carbamoyltransferase has protein sequence MKLKGRHLIDVNDFTVEELQAIINLGLVIYKNPSKFSELCKGKILGTLFYEPSTRTRLSFESAMLRMGGTVLGFADAETSSVKKGESVADTIRVLDGYADIIVMRHPREGAPLLASQYSTVPIINGGDGGHQHPTQTLTDLLTIQYYKNHIENLKVAICGDLLFGRTVHSLLKTLSRFPNIEFILISPPELKIPLHLKNDVIEKHNVKIIETTSLEEHMKDIDVLYMTRIQKERFFNEDDYIKLKDSYILTPEKLKYAKEDLLLMHPLPRVNEINYDVDKDPRAKYFQQARLGVFARMALMVLLLGRDTNA, from the coding sequence ATGAAACTAAAAGGCAGACATCTTATAGATGTAAACGACTTTACTGTGGAAGAACTTCAAGCTATTATCAACCTAGGACTTGTAATATACAAAAATCCATCAAAATTCAGTGAGTTATGTAAAGGGAAAATTCTTGGAACCTTGTTTTATGAGCCTAGCACAAGAACACGTTTAAGCTTTGAATCCGCAATGCTTCGAATGGGAGGCACCGTTCTTGGCTTTGCAGATGCAGAAACTAGCTCAGTAAAGAAAGGAGAAAGTGTTGCAGATACCATAAGGGTTTTAGATGGCTATGCAGACATTATAGTAATGCGTCACCCAAGGGAAGGAGCACCCCTTCTAGCATCACAATATTCTACAGTTCCTATTATAAATGGTGGCGATGGTGGTCATCAACACCCTACTCAAACTTTAACAGATTTATTAACTATACAATACTATAAAAATCATATCGAAAATCTTAAGGTTGCTATATGTGGAGATCTACTCTTTGGAAGAACAGTACATTCTTTGCTTAAAACTTTAAGTCGCTTTCCTAATATAGAATTCATATTAATATCTCCACCAGAATTAAAAATTCCCCTTCACTTAAAAAATGATGTTATAGAAAAACATAATGTAAAAATTATTGAAACCACTTCTTTAGAGGAGCATATGAAAGATATTGATGTTTTATATATGACCAGAATTCAAAAAGAAAGGTTTTTTAATGAAGATGACTATATTAAATTAAAAGATAGCTATATTTTAACCCCTGAAAAACTCAAATATGCTAAAGAAGATTTGCTGCTAATGCATCCACTACCACGGGTTAACGAAATAAACTATGATGTGGATAAAGATCCTAGAGCAAAATATTTTCAACAGGCAAGACTTGGAGTATTTGCAAGAATGGCTCTAATGGTGCTACTTTTAGGGAGGGATACTAATGCTTAA
- a CDS encoding aspartate carbamoyltransferase regulatory subunit, with amino-acid sequence MLKVTGITQGIVIDHITSGNGLKIFNKLRLDKIDAPVVLLMKVNSHILGKKDIIKIQDHVDIDMTVLGLIDQNATVNIIKNGEITSKSKVEIPKKIKGLFQCKNPRCITTVDDYTISEFTLVPNGKIQYRCNYCEELTEYKL; translated from the coding sequence ATGCTTAAAGTAACCGGAATTACACAAGGAATTGTAATAGACCATATTACATCAGGAAATGGACTTAAAATTTTCAACAAATTAAGATTAGATAAAATAGATGCACCTGTAGTTTTGCTAATGAAAGTAAATAGCCATATACTAGGTAAAAAAGATATTATTAAGATACAAGACCATGTCGATATAGATATGACTGTACTAGGGCTTATTGATCAAAATGCTACTGTGAATATTATAAAAAATGGAGAGATTACTTCAAAATCAAAAGTTGAAATACCTAAAAAGATAAAAGGGCTATTCCAGTGCAAAAATCCTCGTTGTATAACAACTGTAGATGATTATACTATATCAGAATTCACATTAGTACCTAACGGAAAAATTCAATATCGTTGTAACTACTGTGAAGAGCTGACAGAATATAAACTCTAG
- the arcC gene encoding carbamate kinase yields MSKRIVIALGGNALGNNPEEQLLAVKSTAKPIVDLIEEGNEVIICHGNGPQVGMINLAMEEASKSNAIIPEIPFPECNAMSQGYIGYHLQNALREELIKRDIKKPVATVITQVIVDKNDTAFQNPTKPIGAFYTKEEAEILEKEKSYVVVEDAGRGYRRVVPSPLPIRIVEEDIIKTLTKASHIVIAVGGGGIPVIEEENSLIGVSAVIDKDFASEKLAEVVEADYLIILTAVEKVALNYGKENEKFLDTISIYEVKQYIKEGHFARGSMLPKVEAAIKFAESKEGRKALITSLEKAKEGIEGKTGTLIV; encoded by the coding sequence ATGAGTAAACGAATAGTAATCGCCCTAGGGGGTAACGCCTTAGGGAATAATCCTGAAGAACAGCTTTTAGCGGTGAAAAGTACAGCAAAGCCAATAGTAGATTTAATAGAAGAAGGAAACGAAGTAATAATATGCCATGGAAATGGTCCACAAGTAGGTATGATTAACCTAGCAATGGAAGAAGCTTCTAAATCTAATGCAATTATTCCTGAAATACCCTTCCCCGAATGTAACGCTATGAGCCAGGGTTATATTGGATATCATCTACAAAATGCCCTAAGAGAAGAACTTATAAAAAGAGATATTAAGAAACCTGTTGCAACTGTTATTACTCAAGTTATAGTAGATAAAAATGATACGGCCTTCCAAAACCCTACAAAACCAATAGGTGCATTTTATACAAAGGAAGAAGCTGAAATATTAGAAAAAGAAAAAAGTTATGTAGTAGTAGAAGACGCAGGTAGAGGATATAGAAGAGTAGTTCCTTCTCCACTTCCTATTAGAATAGTCGAAGAGGATATTATAAAAACCTTAACTAAGGCAAGCCATATTGTTATAGCTGTAGGTGGCGGTGGAATACCAGTAATAGAAGAAGAAAATAGTCTAATAGGAGTTTCCGCCGTAATCGATAAGGACTTTGCCAGTGAAAAACTAGCTGAAGTTGTTGAAGCAGATTATTTAATAATCCTTACAGCAGTAGAAAAAGTAGCCCTTAACTACGGAAAGGAAAACGAAAAGTTTCTTGATACAATAAGTATTTATGAAGTTAAACAGTATATAAAAGAAGGTCATTTTGCTAGAGGCTCTATGCTTCCTAAGGTTGAAGCGGCCATAAAGTTTGCTGAAAGTAAAGAAGGCAGAAAAGCCCTTATTACCTCTTTAGAGAAAGCCAAAGAAGGTATAGAAGGAAAGACTGGAACTTTGATAGTTTAA